In one window of Arthrobacter pascens DNA:
- a CDS encoding PTS mannitol transporter subunit IICBA, with protein MATETVAKPRTSMRVGVQKFGTFLSGMIMPNIGAFIAWGLITALFIEKGWLPVPQLGGFGETAGVANTGLVGPMIKYLLPLLIAYTGGRMVYDVRGGVVGAIGTMGVIVGAGIPMFIGAMIMGPLGGWTMKKIDSLWDGKIRPGFEMLVNNFSAGIWGGLLAMLGFYGISPLVTAFSTAAGNVVQFLVANGLLPLTSIFIEPAKVLFLNNAINHGVLTPLGIQQSLDQGKSILFLLEANPGPGLGLLLAYMFFGKGAAKASAPGAAIIHFLGGIHEIYFPYVLMRPLLILATIAGGMTGIATLAITNSGLVAPSAPGSIIAVLAQTSRDSYFGVILAVLLATTVSFLVASVILKTTKHSDEVDLNDATSRMEQMKGKKSSVSSALTGAGTVGIAVLAGPVRNIVFACDAGMGSSAMGASVLRNKIKAAGFPDVKVTNASIASLKDDYDVVVTHQDLTERAKPVTSSAAHFSVDNFMNSPRYDEIVELVRSSNTGETEARTSGAGTAAAASPGAHSAATGATAAAGAGVATETAAVGHSDILAAESVILNGTATTRDAAIDEAGRLLLARDAVDEGYIAAMHEREESVSTYMGSYLAIPHGTNAAKDHIRKSAVSVIRYPDGIDWDGKQVKFVVGVAGINNEHLHILSSIAKVFTSKAQVAQLEAATSVDEVLELFGKVNA; from the coding sequence AATGATCATGCCCAACATCGGGGCGTTCATCGCCTGGGGACTCATTACGGCCCTCTTCATTGAGAAGGGCTGGCTGCCTGTTCCCCAGTTGGGCGGCTTTGGTGAGACCGCGGGTGTGGCTAACACCGGCCTCGTTGGTCCCATGATCAAATACCTGCTGCCGCTCCTGATTGCCTACACCGGCGGCAGGATGGTCTACGACGTCCGCGGCGGCGTGGTGGGCGCCATCGGCACCATGGGCGTGATTGTCGGTGCCGGTATCCCGATGTTTATCGGCGCCATGATCATGGGTCCCCTGGGCGGCTGGACCATGAAGAAGATCGATTCGCTCTGGGACGGGAAGATCCGCCCGGGCTTCGAGATGCTGGTGAATAACTTCTCCGCCGGCATTTGGGGCGGTCTGCTGGCAATGCTTGGCTTCTATGGCATATCCCCGCTGGTCACGGCCTTCAGCACGGCCGCCGGCAACGTGGTCCAGTTCCTGGTCGCCAATGGCCTGCTGCCGCTGACCAGCATATTCATCGAGCCGGCCAAGGTGCTGTTCCTGAACAACGCCATCAACCATGGCGTGCTCACCCCGCTGGGCATCCAGCAGTCGCTGGACCAGGGCAAGTCCATCCTCTTCCTGCTTGAGGCAAACCCCGGTCCGGGGCTCGGGCTTCTGCTCGCCTATATGTTCTTCGGGAAAGGTGCCGCCAAGGCCTCGGCTCCCGGTGCAGCCATCATCCACTTCCTGGGCGGCATCCACGAGATCTACTTCCCGTACGTCCTGATGCGTCCGCTGCTGATCCTGGCCACGATCGCAGGCGGCATGACGGGCATCGCAACCCTGGCCATCACCAACTCCGGCCTGGTGGCGCCGTCCGCTCCGGGATCCATCATCGCCGTGCTCGCACAGACCTCCCGGGACAGCTACTTCGGCGTGATCCTTGCGGTCCTGCTGGCAACCACCGTCTCCTTCCTGGTGGCCTCGGTCATCCTGAAGACAACCAAGCACAGCGACGAGGTGGACCTCAACGACGCCACCTCCCGCATGGAGCAGATGAAGGGCAAGAAGAGCTCGGTCTCCTCCGCCCTGACCGGCGCCGGTACGGTCGGCATTGCCGTTCTTGCCGGACCAGTTCGGAACATCGTGTTCGCGTGCGACGCCGGCATGGGCTCCAGCGCCATGGGGGCCTCGGTGCTGCGGAACAAGATCAAGGCGGCCGGATTCCCCGACGTCAAGGTCACGAATGCCTCCATCGCCAGTCTTAAGGACGACTACGATGTGGTGGTCACTCACCAGGACCTCACCGAACGGGCCAAGCCGGTCACGTCCAGCGCGGCGCATTTCTCCGTGGACAACTTCATGAACAGTCCACGCTACGACGAAATTGTCGAGCTGGTCAGGAGCAGCAACACCGGGGAAACCGAAGCCAGGACGTCCGGCGCAGGTACTGCGGCAGCGGCCAGCCCTGGCGCCCATAGTGCCGCAACCGGTGCGACCGCGGCAGCGGGCGCCGGAGTCGCTACTGAAACGGCCGCCGTCGGGCATTCCGACATCCTTGCTGCCGAGAGCGTGATCCTCAACGGCACTGCCACCACGCGGGATGCAGCGATTGACGAAGCCGGCCGGCTCCTGCTGGCACGCGACGCCGTGGACGAGGGCTACATCGCGGCCATGCACGAACGCGAGGAGTCCGTTTCCACGTACATGGGCAGCTACCTCGCCATACCCCACGGGACCAACGCCGCGAAGGACCACATCAGGAAGTCCGCCGTTTCCGTGATCCGCTACCCTGACGGCATCGACTGGGACGGCAAGCAGGTCAAGTTCGTGGTGGGCGTGGCCGGCATCAACAACGAGCACCTCCACATCCTGTCCTCGATCGCCAAGGTATTCACCAGCAAGGCACAGGTGGCCCAGCTGGAAGCAGCAACGTCGGTGGATGAAGTGCTCGAGCTGTTCGGGAAGGTCAACGCATAG
- a CDS encoding mannitol-1-phosphate 5-dehydrogenase encodes MKAVHFGAGNIGRGFVGLLLHEAGYELVFADVAEALITQLAAADSYAVHEVGENPTVRTVDNFRALNSSLQEAELVAEISTADIVTTAVGPHILKFVAPAITKGIAARDAGLAPLQVMACENAINATDILRDEIAALWDDAAGSLDSLAVFANTAVDRIVPNQDAGQGLDVTVETFYEWVIDRKPFAGAPPAIPGATFVEDLAPYIERKLFTVNTGHAAAAYFGFEAGLEKLSDAMADQDVAEDVRAVLEETKQLLVSKHGFSNEEQEAYVQKILVRFSNPYLPDTVSRVGRAPLRKLSRNERFIGPAAELAERGIVPEALLGAIAAALRFNDPADAEATELAQILASSTPAEATARITGLTPEHPLFDAVSTLVEERQAEPAKAPA; translated from the coding sequence GTGAAGGCAGTACATTTCGGAGCGGGTAATATCGGCCGAGGCTTCGTGGGGCTGCTGCTGCACGAGGCCGGGTATGAGCTGGTTTTCGCCGACGTCGCGGAAGCCCTCATCACCCAACTGGCAGCTGCGGACAGCTACGCCGTCCACGAGGTGGGAGAGAATCCGACGGTCCGGACAGTGGACAACTTCCGGGCGCTGAATTCCTCCCTGCAGGAGGCTGAACTGGTGGCGGAAATCTCGACGGCGGATATCGTCACCACCGCCGTCGGGCCGCACATCCTGAAGTTCGTGGCACCGGCCATCACCAAGGGAATCGCTGCGCGGGACGCCGGCCTCGCGCCGCTGCAGGTGATGGCCTGCGAAAACGCCATCAACGCCACGGACATCCTGCGAGACGAAATTGCCGCGCTGTGGGATGACGCCGCGGGTTCCCTCGACTCCCTGGCGGTGTTTGCGAATACCGCCGTGGACCGGATCGTCCCCAACCAGGACGCCGGGCAGGGCCTGGACGTCACGGTGGAAACCTTCTACGAATGGGTTATCGACCGGAAACCCTTTGCCGGGGCGCCGCCTGCCATCCCCGGGGCGACCTTCGTTGAGGACCTGGCCCCCTATATCGAGCGGAAGCTTTTCACCGTGAACACAGGCCACGCCGCCGCGGCGTACTTCGGATTCGAGGCCGGCCTGGAGAAGCTCTCGGATGCCATGGCCGACCAGGATGTTGCCGAGGACGTCCGGGCGGTCCTTGAAGAGACCAAGCAGCTCCTGGTTTCCAAACACGGCTTCAGCAACGAGGAACAGGAAGCCTACGTCCAGAAGATCCTGGTCAGGTTCTCCAACCCGTACCTACCGGACACTGTCAGCCGGGTGGGCCGGGCCCCGCTGCGGAAACTCAGCCGCAATGAACGGTTCATCGGACCGGCCGCTGAACTCGCCGAACGCGGTATTGTCCCGGAGGCGCTCCTCGGCGCAATCGCCGCTGCCCTCCGGTTCAACGACCCCGCCGATGCCGAAGCGACTGAACTGGCGCAGATCCTGGCCTCGTCCACGCCTGCAGAGGCGACGGCGCGGATCACGGGCCTGACGCCGGAACATCCCCTCTTCGACGCCGTGTCCACCCTCGTCGAGGAACGCCAGGCGGAACCCGCCAAGGCCCCGGCCTGA
- a CDS encoding GNAT family N-acetyltransferase gives MTRNPDALPPLLTRDVDAGTFRLRHATRSDVLAIVQLLADDSLGAGRESVEDLAPYVRAFEAIDADPCHVLAVGELMPAGADSGPVVATFQLSFLPGISRRGSWRSQIEGVRVTGDLRGQGIGNIMLQWAIDESRRRGCGHMQLTTHKTRTDAHRFYQRLGFDASHEGMKLTL, from the coding sequence GTGACCCGGAACCCAGATGCCCTGCCCCCTCTGCTTACCCGCGACGTCGACGCCGGAACGTTCCGCCTGCGGCACGCGACCCGCTCGGATGTGCTGGCGATCGTGCAGCTGCTAGCCGATGACTCTCTCGGTGCCGGCCGCGAAAGCGTGGAGGATCTTGCCCCTTATGTGAGGGCGTTTGAAGCGATCGACGCCGATCCATGCCACGTGCTGGCCGTGGGCGAACTGATGCCCGCCGGTGCGGATTCCGGGCCGGTGGTGGCGACGTTCCAGCTGAGTTTCCTTCCGGGCATCTCGCGGCGCGGTTCCTGGCGCTCGCAGATCGAGGGCGTCCGGGTGACCGGCGACCTCCGCGGCCAGGGCATAGGCAACATCATGCTCCAATGGGCCATCGACGAATCCAGGCGCCGCGGCTGCGGGCACATGCAGCTGACCACCCATAAAACCAGGACGGACGCGCACAGGTTCTATCAGCGGCTGGGCTTTGACGCCAGCCATGAGGGCATGAAGCTGACCTTGTGA
- a CDS encoding MarR family winged helix-turn-helix transcriptional regulator, producing the protein MDTSDRDFGLHEDTGLRELARDFREALRHSVYLLRRLDGDGELSAAQLSTLKMLLDGEVRVGEIARNLGVKVPSATEQIIRLERAGLARRKPDPDDSRAVRVMLTAEGRAAVDSANERRTAVMAGILSSLSDQDRRALAAALPVIDKVNATLRA; encoded by the coding sequence ATGGATACTTCCGATCGGGACTTTGGGCTGCATGAGGACACGGGGCTGCGTGAGCTCGCCCGCGATTTCCGCGAAGCCCTCCGCCACAGTGTCTACCTGTTACGCCGCCTGGACGGCGACGGTGAACTCAGCGCAGCCCAGCTGAGCACCCTGAAGATGCTGCTTGACGGCGAGGTGCGGGTCGGGGAGATTGCCCGGAACCTGGGGGTCAAGGTGCCCAGCGCCACGGAGCAGATCATCAGGCTCGAGCGGGCAGGACTCGCGCGCCGGAAGCCGGATCCTGATGATTCCCGTGCCGTCCGCGTGATGCTTACTGCTGAAGGAAGGGCCGCCGTCGACTCCGCCAATGAGCGGCGCACAGCAGTCATGGCGGGCATCCTCAGCTCCCTCAGTGACCAGGACCGAAGGGCCCTGGCGGCTGCCCTCCCCGTCATCGACAAAGTCAACGCCACGCTTCGCGCCTGA
- a CDS encoding MDR family MFS transporter, with product MSKATAVRAAGETLTQRQIITVMVGLMLGMFLASLDQTIVSTSIYTIANDLDGLSLQAWATTAYLITSTVSTPLYGKLSDIFGRRPLYLTAIAIFLVGSLYAGSVHSMTELAIARGVQGLGAGGLLALALTIIGDIVSLKDRAKFQGYFMSVFGISSVLGPVVGGAFAGSATILGFDGWRWVFFINLPIGLAALTVVFLFLHLPSKHVKQKIDYWGAAAITLAIVPLLLVAEQGRTWGWTSVNSFLCYGLGVVGILWFLLAEKRAGDYALIPLRLFKNVTFGLSSLLNFIIGIGMFGAIAMLPMYLQLVKGLTPTQAGLMMITFTVGILTGSITAGRTISASGTYRIFPIMGTAILTAAALVMGLSLGVDTGLWVPGLIAVFFGMGLGFCMQPLTLAMQVSVPPKDMGVGTSSAAFFRSMGGAVGTAVFISLLFSLAANRIADGMKSAMQNADYLAVLKDPAVAADPANAKLYEFFQNGASNDSLNDTSWLHTANSALTRPITEGFAYAIDTVMITAAVLTGVAFLISFALPNKKLTDPKAAAKEAVPAH from the coding sequence ATGTCCAAAGCCACCGCCGTGCGAGCCGCCGGCGAAACCCTGACCCAGCGTCAGATCATCACTGTCATGGTGGGACTCATGCTCGGCATGTTCCTGGCATCCCTGGACCAGACCATCGTGTCCACCTCGATCTACACCATCGCCAACGACCTGGACGGGCTCTCCCTGCAGGCCTGGGCCACCACGGCCTACCTCATCACCTCCACCGTCAGCACGCCGCTCTACGGCAAGCTGAGCGACATCTTCGGCCGGCGCCCCCTGTACCTGACGGCCATTGCGATCTTCCTGGTGGGCTCCCTCTACGCCGGTTCCGTGCATTCCATGACCGAACTCGCCATCGCCCGCGGCGTTCAGGGACTCGGCGCAGGCGGCCTGCTGGCCCTCGCGCTGACCATCATCGGCGACATCGTCTCGCTGAAGGACCGTGCCAAGTTCCAGGGTTACTTCATGTCCGTGTTCGGCATCTCCTCGGTGCTGGGTCCGGTGGTGGGCGGCGCCTTTGCCGGGTCAGCCACCATCCTGGGTTTCGACGGCTGGCGCTGGGTATTCTTCATCAACCTGCCCATCGGCCTGGCCGCACTGACCGTGGTGTTCCTCTTCCTGCACCTGCCCTCAAAGCATGTAAAGCAGAAGATCGACTACTGGGGCGCCGCAGCGATCACCCTGGCGATTGTGCCCCTGCTCCTTGTGGCGGAACAGGGCCGGACCTGGGGCTGGACCTCGGTGAATTCCTTCCTCTGCTACGGTTTGGGCGTTGTGGGCATCCTCTGGTTCCTGCTGGCTGAAAAGCGCGCCGGGGACTACGCCCTGATCCCGCTCCGGCTGTTCAAGAACGTCACCTTCGGTTTGTCGTCGCTGCTGAACTTCATCATCGGCATCGGCATGTTCGGCGCTATCGCGATGCTCCCCATGTACCTCCAGCTCGTCAAGGGTCTCACCCCCACGCAGGCCGGCCTCATGATGATCACGTTCACCGTCGGCATCCTCACGGGCTCCATCACAGCAGGCCGCACCATCTCCGCGTCCGGGACGTACCGGATCTTCCCCATCATGGGCACGGCCATCCTGACGGCAGCCGCCCTGGTGATGGGCTTGTCGCTGGGCGTGGACACCGGACTGTGGGTCCCTGGCCTGATCGCCGTGTTCTTCGGCATGGGCCTGGGTTTCTGCATGCAGCCGCTCACCCTGGCCATGCAGGTTTCCGTCCCGCCGAAGGACATGGGCGTGGGAACCTCCTCGGCCGCATTCTTCCGTTCCATGGGCGGAGCCGTCGGCACGGCCGTGTTCATCTCCCTGCTGTTCAGCCTGGCCGCGAACCGGATTGCCGACGGCATGAAATCAGCCATGCAGAACGCGGACTACCTGGCCGTCCTTAAGGATCCCGCCGTCGCAGCTGACCCCGCCAACGCCAAGCTCTACGAGTTCTTCCAGAACGGCGCGTCCAACGATTCGCTCAACGACACCAGCTGGCTGCACACGGCCAACAGCGCCCTTACCCGGCCCATCACCGAGGGCTTTGCCTACGCCATCGACACCGTGATGATCACCGCTGCAGTGCTCACCGGCGTCGCATTCCTCATCAGCTTCGCTCTGCCGAACAAGAAGCTGACGGACCCGAAGGCCGCTGCAAAAGAGGCGGTCCCGGCCCACTGA
- the rraA gene encoding ribonuclease E activity regulator RraA: MTAAAENQSSPAVNTADLYDERGEELASVSLQFQSLGGHSHFSGPVRTIRCFQDNALVKSTLAGPGNGAVLVVDGGGSLGTALMGDMIAESAVANGWAGVVINGAVRDREAIARLELGVKALGSNPRKSAKAGAGEVDVDVQIADVTIRAGVMIWCDPDGILVER; this comes from the coding sequence ATGACCGCAGCCGCCGAAAACCAGTCCAGCCCGGCAGTCAACACCGCCGATCTCTACGATGAGCGCGGGGAGGAGCTGGCATCAGTATCGCTTCAATTCCAGTCCCTGGGCGGCCATTCACACTTCAGCGGCCCGGTCCGCACCATCCGCTGCTTCCAGGACAACGCGCTGGTGAAATCCACGCTGGCAGGCCCGGGCAATGGCGCCGTCCTGGTGGTGGACGGCGGCGGCTCGCTGGGCACGGCCCTGATGGGCGACATGATCGCCGAAAGCGCCGTGGCAAACGGCTGGGCCGGCGTCGTCATTAACGGAGCTGTCCGTGACCGGGAGGCGATCGCGCGGCTGGAACTGGGGGTCAAGGCGCTGGGAAGCAACCCGCGCAAGAGCGCCAAGGCGGGCGCAGGCGAGGTGGACGTGGACGTACAGATCGCGGACGTGACCATCCGTGCCGGCGTCATGATCTGGTGCGACCCGGACGGCATCCTGGTGGAGCGCTGA
- a CDS encoding MFS transporter: MSLSDMPGAVPDPAAFGRQPAGTPTTALAEPVQRVRPLWITGLVLVNLGINAAFFGPIQVLLGQQAAHFSDNDKEAILALVTGAGAAVSLVANPLFGALSDRTKSRLGRRVPWVLFGAILGAAALIALAGAPTVAIMTVLWCLVQAGCNSAYAAITAAIPDRVPVPQRATVGGLAAMGQTVGILAGAVIAAAVSGNFAAGYWICAAALPAGVVLYFLRSDDVPLPVAMRPPFSLSAFARGFWISPAAYPDFAWAWLTRLLVNIGNHMVTLYLLFFLTDAVHLKETQGIEPEFGVLVLTGLYAVMVIVTSITGGLLSDRVGRRKPLVIASSVIIAVASLILAFAPTWPGAITGAIVLGIGFGAYLAVDFALITQVLPTALDRGKDLGVINIASSLPQVLAPLIAFPFVKLWGGYVALYVAAAVIGMLGAVFVVKIKGVD; encoded by the coding sequence ATGAGCTTGTCCGACATGCCCGGAGCAGTGCCGGACCCGGCTGCCTTCGGCAGGCAACCGGCAGGAACGCCGACGACGGCCCTGGCGGAACCGGTGCAGCGTGTCCGCCCGCTGTGGATCACCGGCCTGGTGCTGGTCAACCTTGGCATCAATGCGGCCTTCTTCGGACCCATCCAGGTGCTTCTGGGCCAGCAGGCGGCCCACTTTAGCGACAACGACAAAGAAGCCATCCTGGCCCTGGTCACTGGCGCCGGAGCCGCGGTGTCCCTGGTGGCCAATCCGTTGTTCGGGGCGCTCAGCGACCGCACCAAATCGCGGCTGGGACGGCGCGTCCCGTGGGTTCTCTTCGGAGCGATCCTGGGGGCAGCCGCGCTGATTGCGCTCGCGGGTGCCCCTACCGTGGCCATCATGACCGTTCTCTGGTGCCTGGTCCAGGCCGGATGCAACAGCGCCTACGCCGCCATCACCGCTGCGATCCCGGACCGCGTGCCGGTTCCGCAGCGAGCCACGGTCGGCGGCCTGGCGGCCATGGGCCAGACGGTGGGAATCCTCGCCGGCGCCGTGATTGCTGCCGCCGTCAGCGGAAATTTCGCGGCAGGCTACTGGATTTGTGCCGCAGCGCTCCCCGCCGGCGTCGTGCTCTATTTCCTGAGGAGCGACGACGTTCCCCTCCCTGTGGCGATGCGTCCGCCCTTCAGCCTTTCCGCCTTTGCCAGGGGCTTTTGGATTTCGCCGGCGGCCTACCCGGACTTCGCGTGGGCCTGGCTCACGCGCCTGCTGGTGAACATTGGCAACCACATGGTGACGCTGTACCTGCTGTTCTTCCTGACTGATGCCGTGCACCTGAAGGAGACGCAGGGAATCGAGCCCGAGTTCGGCGTGCTGGTCCTCACCGGCCTCTATGCGGTGATGGTCATCGTCACCAGCATCACGGGCGGTCTGCTCAGTGACCGGGTGGGCAGGCGCAAGCCGCTAGTGATTGCGTCGTCGGTGATCATTGCCGTGGCTTCGCTGATCCTGGCGTTTGCGCCTACCTGGCCGGGGGCCATCACGGGAGCCATTGTCCTTGGAATCGGTTTCGGCGCGTACCTGGCCGTGGATTTCGCGCTCATCACCCAGGTGCTCCCCACTGCCCTGGACCGTGGCAAGGATCTGGGTGTGATCAATATCGCCAGTTCCCTGCCGCAAGTCCTGGCGCCGCTCATCGCCTTCCCCTTCGTGAAGCTGTGGGGAGGCTACGTTGCGCTGTACGTGGCCGCCGCGGTCATCGGCATGCTGGGTGCCGTTTTCGTGGTCAAAATCAAAGGAGTTGACTAA
- a CDS encoding TetR/AcrR family transcriptional regulator — translation MPETISDHPPMAARPSAPRQQLRYARILEAAAGFARKGLDSVDLSEVAAKADVPLGTLYRYFPSPTHLMLALYRHQLDELHGAARNAAARFRGRALAGVVMEIFHMRVMQPAVEQCLTRGVYLKDQDTTALLREIDALGEQAVASACNDATAARVLLLTVTGLVQSVRSRRLSLFEAEEDLKKACALLVPAESAAHSWHQTA, via the coding sequence ATGCCCGAGACCATTTCAGACCATCCGCCCATGGCCGCCCGCCCATCCGCTCCACGCCAGCAGTTGCGCTATGCCAGGATTCTTGAGGCCGCCGCAGGGTTCGCCCGCAAGGGGCTTGATTCGGTGGATCTGTCCGAGGTCGCGGCGAAGGCGGATGTCCCGTTGGGGACGCTGTACAGGTACTTTCCCTCACCCACCCACCTGATGCTGGCCCTGTACCGCCACCAGCTGGATGAGCTGCATGGCGCCGCGCGCAACGCCGCCGCACGATTCCGGGGCCGGGCTCTTGCCGGCGTGGTCATGGAGATTTTCCACATGAGGGTGATGCAGCCCGCCGTCGAGCAGTGCCTGACCCGCGGCGTCTATCTCAAGGACCAGGACACCACGGCACTGCTGCGGGAGATCGACGCCTTGGGCGAACAGGCTGTGGCCTCAGCATGCAATGATGCGACGGCGGCCAGGGTCCTGCTTCTGACGGTCACTGGTCTGGTCCAGTCCGTCCGGAGCCGCCGGTTGTCCCTGTTCGAGGCGGAAGAAGACCTGAAAAAGGCCTGCGCGCTCCTCGTCCCGGCAGAATCGGCCGCCCATTCTTGGCACCAAACGGCGTAA
- a CDS encoding NAD(P)-dependent malic enzyme, translating to MSIDAIASIDNSAATALTEAEIFDAHQGGKLSITSTVPLSNKRDLSIAYTPGVAEVSRAIHNKPELARTLTWAQRLVVVVSDGTAVLGLGNIGASASLPVMEGKSALFKTFGDLDSIPLVLNTTDVDEIVETLVRLRPSFGAVNLEDISAPRCFELEEKLIEALDCPVMHDDQHGTAVVALAALTNAAKVTGRELEGLRVVVSGAGAAGIAVAEIFLTAGIKDVILLDSKGVINRERADIAADPASKKAQMAERSNPRGISGGPGEALLGADVFVGVSSSKLDEEHLKLMNEGSIVFALSNPDPEVLPEVAAKYAAVVATGRSDFPNQINNVLAFPGIFRGALDAGARRITPAMKLAAARAIAGLAEADLSADYIVPSPLDPRVAPAVTAAVAAAVEAE from the coding sequence GTGTCCATTGACGCAATCGCATCCATCGACAATTCCGCCGCCACAGCCCTGACAGAAGCAGAGATCTTCGACGCGCACCAGGGCGGCAAGCTCTCCATCACCAGCACGGTGCCGCTGTCCAACAAGCGTGACCTTTCCATCGCCTACACCCCGGGCGTCGCCGAGGTCAGCCGAGCCATCCACAATAAGCCTGAACTCGCCCGCACTCTTACCTGGGCCCAGCGCCTGGTGGTCGTGGTCAGCGACGGCACGGCGGTACTGGGACTTGGCAACATTGGAGCCAGCGCCTCGCTTCCCGTCATGGAGGGCAAGTCCGCCCTCTTCAAGACCTTCGGCGACCTGGATTCCATTCCGCTGGTCCTGAACACCACTGATGTCGATGAGATCGTGGAAACCCTTGTCCGGCTGCGTCCCAGCTTCGGCGCCGTGAACCTCGAGGACATCTCCGCACCCCGCTGCTTCGAGCTGGAGGAAAAGCTCATCGAGGCTCTGGACTGCCCGGTGATGCACGACGACCAGCACGGCACGGCAGTGGTTGCCCTTGCCGCCCTCACCAACGCCGCCAAGGTGACCGGCCGCGAACTCGAGGGCCTCCGCGTGGTGGTGTCCGGCGCAGGTGCCGCAGGCATCGCGGTCGCGGAAATCTTCCTCACCGCAGGCATCAAGGACGTCATCCTGCTCGATTCAAAGGGTGTCATCAACCGCGAGCGTGCGGACATCGCTGCCGATCCGGCCAGCAAGAAGGCCCAGATGGCGGAGCGCAGCAATCCCCGCGGCATCAGCGGCGGCCCGGGCGAGGCTCTGCTTGGCGCTGACGTGTTTGTCGGCGTTTCCTCCTCCAAGCTGGACGAGGAGCACCTGAAGCTGATGAACGAGGGCTCCATCGTGTTTGCCCTCTCCAACCCGGACCCGGAAGTCCTGCCGGAGGTGGCCGCCAAGTACGCCGCGGTGGTCGCAACCGGACGTAGTGACTTCCCCAACCAGATCAATAACGTCCTGGCTTTCCCCGGCATTTTCCGCGGCGCCCTGGATGCGGGTGCCCGCCGGATCACGCCAGCGATGAAACTTGCAGCTGCCCGCGCCATCGCCGGACTCGCGGAAGCTGACCTCTCCGCGGATTACATCGTGCCCAGCCCGCTGGACCCGCGTGTGGCACCCGCGGTGACTGCCGCCGTCGCCGCCGCGGTGGAAGCGGAGTAG
- a CDS encoding DUF456 domain-containing protein produces MNSETVVTILCGLGILVGVAGTVIPVLPGSVLIGASLLAWAIWGGAGTTGWVVFAIGLVFVLAGMAASAVLTGRRLRQHRIPPRSVVIGVVAGVAGMFIIPVVGLFVGFAAGLLLSEFVRTRNFRMATASSWAAVKATGLGILVEFGLACLAASTWVIGLWVSLAT; encoded by the coding sequence ATGAACTCCGAAACGGTGGTGACCATCCTGTGTGGCCTGGGTATCCTGGTGGGCGTGGCCGGCACCGTCATTCCGGTCCTCCCCGGCAGCGTCCTGATCGGGGCCAGCCTGCTGGCGTGGGCCATCTGGGGCGGCGCCGGAACTACCGGCTGGGTGGTGTTCGCGATTGGCCTGGTGTTCGTACTGGCGGGCATGGCAGCCAGCGCCGTGCTGACCGGACGCAGGCTCAGGCAGCACAGGATCCCGCCCCGGAGCGTGGTGATCGGCGTGGTGGCAGGTGTTGCCGGAATGTTCATCATCCCCGTCGTGGGGCTCTTTGTGGGTTTTGCCGCCGGGCTCCTGCTGAGCGAGTTCGTCCGGACCCGCAACTTCCGCATGGCCACCGCATCCAGCTGGGCGGCGGTGAAGGCCACTGGGCTGGGCATTCTGGTGGAGTTCGGGCTGGCCTGCCTGGCGGCGAGCACCTGGGTGATCGGCCTCTGGGTCTCCCTGGCCACGTAG
- a CDS encoding nuclear transport factor 2 family protein, translating into MSDAVRSWMEKYIAAWTTNEPEDIRALFTEDAVYATRPNDRDPWTGREQIVDRWLAARDEPDEWTFEWKQLGTDGDLAFVQGFTHYLGDRPSYDNLWIIRLAPDGRATEFTEWFMERKF; encoded by the coding sequence ATGAGCGACGCAGTCCGGTCCTGGATGGAAAAGTACATCGCGGCATGGACCACGAATGAGCCTGAAGATATCCGGGCACTGTTCACGGAGGACGCGGTCTACGCCACCCGGCCCAATGACAGGGATCCCTGGACCGGGAGGGAGCAGATCGTGGACCGGTGGCTTGCAGCCCGTGACGAACCCGATGAATGGACCTTCGAGTGGAAGCAGCTCGGCACCGACGGTGACCTGGCCTTTGTGCAGGGCTTCACGCACTACCTGGGCGACCGCCCCAGCTATGACAATCTCTGGATCATCCGGCTGGCCCCGGACGGACGGGCCACGGAATTCACGGAATGGTTCATGGAGCGGAAGTTCTAA